A genomic window from Pocillopora verrucosa isolate sample1 chromosome 7, ASM3666991v2, whole genome shotgun sequence includes:
- the LOC131769955 gene encoding polycystin-1-like protein 2: MSTTKRQCLEMKVLMWLWIFLVCLCASAKLEKSECPRKCDVPLGVESGRISDHQLTAFSHYENDYRFGAHRARLRLNSWPPGYRADKTILGDTEQFPWIRIDLGGEQIVTGIATQGYGNASVSEWITRYKLMYATKNEILEFVDNDGEEMIFKGNNDSNGIVKHDLAVPRITSSILLIPRNWTDNIGLRMEIYGCEPTYYFKAWLMFHNISFVYNYLNTSSDEYIQEAFKATGEIQRYFENVGGYLYNRVLRLSPQPSPQITTSAIAEVAIYCIETSVHRVRAKLRAFVHESSIFHPDYLKIRQPITCNCNPPVVDLHLKHRILESDIIWSSDKDFVLKPKVSINCSSPIQTKYRWTFFKIDRETSYFSPFMPFGLKDQPMVMLRPRLFGPGEFYVSVDVSFINNITDTSADDFGFFRVQMPVLTAKIVAPSSIKRDAGNITIDGSGSHDAEYPQDQSKGLTFFWQCRRLCQEAPITPCFDADSNFFSERFTIDASSLKPKCTYEFNLTVTREPRISRASHRLYIEPAIQFSVVCVINCGRKVSVKRLFSLRVVCGKEECTSLATFSWMIFSEDDQGTLTRLGIKIPSDSIETFANMTQLNILKLENLSEVKDGQKFQVRVTANPYKSHFEEQAHHTFIVNAPPTNSEVQRKDKGCQVKPKEGFAIVTDFYITCLGWYDKDVPLRYAFMYTFDSSTILIQEGNVGNVTSKLPVGDPNKGYERLVDLKIFDAYGDFTSLPKKIKVRPPPASEKLLDVINNAQNNMRKLVAGNNVQKAADMAITILSVIDYNEKLKKDETFKDSVLNIMSGVKVDKINLVTKIAVITAYSTKRVDQSLPQNSQEDALTLIRKTTTFLQNVNTSAIKDLKVIGEIGENILTGIGNVLTSSSKDVDIDSPNKDPNFDVKKGRKITSECVELVNTITAEEEFCANPTIISTPYINLTACIEKATEMKVSKLLKGESGVKLPDAKDLFPPDLLDENTVVDVKLVSFKKNPYTWHPKSRSIKSSVLDVTLKNVTSGKALHVEGLSKPVEMFIKNWHRERDEIKPKETFFVKPSPPKSIKNMRFHKIVLPYGDADANIRIVPSRNEELEIYIRYKMRPTPAENNFQTVVPNFSSCLSYSEENGFSDCLSDPYLFTISPSITGHMGTHFIGIRYTPQLPEMNNTQSRTRVKRSCRGANGRQKRSCVEVKPPPLPENILKLQFQNNSDVQYDLFITMGLCMYWSPKDDEWTNRGCKVGPKATPGKLQCLCTHLSAFGGDLFVAPNPIDFDKVMSEFGNLAASGNFVVLAFVCVIFGLYATGLIIARRADKIDKFEIAPNIHVIIGQDCAFTYDISIQTGIWRDCGTTANVAIILFGENGCTPPLLLTQRQLGKRFFARGSVNTFTIHLQESLGSLYKIKIWHDNSGENPAWFFHQVLVTCNSTNEKWYFLGNQWLAVEKGDGKIEVDIISAGESESLSFSNLFYFRGAKTLSEKHLWLSLFTKAPHSTFTRCQRLSCCLSILFATMVANAMFYQQSTSDVDAFRVGPINLSWSQIKIGVQSGLVSIPVNVLVVAIFRNIRPSGLIDSGNSQGGEEEEEQANGCFPHFCVYIGWALCLMASLVSAAFVVFYSLMWGKTVANQWLTSVMISFFQDVIVIQPVKVVIIVSLLSLIVKKPIKNDEIRGQGHSDQSIDNSLTSSPPGNEELNKMRSVRILKRRLAKTLIEIGTCVSFLLLLVIVCYGNRDSNRFRFTTAVKHVFPNFEKVHNITSFWTWTRKNLLSGLFDVKWYNGMAFSYKEGFIRNREAFMIGMPRLRQKRIKEDPTCKAFHNEAELVRHFSRCIPHYSTETEDKTKYHLRGWIPVDDFEVFQHQFEKFYLCPRPWRYEKAEQLETLSFQGLRSTYSGGGYIADLGYNTDDALQVIDNLEMNDWIDDMTAAVFVEFNIYQPTTSLFSAVKFLFERFPNGGTNTIIRVKTLTIYSPKDRFFRVIYETSQLLFMILLLFCVGAEIGKVYQQGCKYFKSPWSWLEIILLLSSVGSQAMFFLKESYTSKFVTKVQENPFQSWSMDNISLWSDLEVTLLAFVVFLITMKLLRIIRFNPHIIQMRMTLISASKHFTSFTLVFLTMIISYVTLTTLTFGSNVYEYRSFTKSFSTILLMLIGAKAPFHELRRINIIIGPFFVFAYMVTIVMIFLNMFLAILNDAYTESRKLGHEGSGDLELFKLMKLKAKKFSKKTRVAVIKVLEAIPQLLWQRRSETAVTFEKEAFVSSSWEERNEIFGFHEDNNPSLTDIIALLSEIKHEISDSILSIDDIVPRVTIDRDSESTRSCRPDSSSDSFDFHSCSSNSLFTSESESEIAKLENLIDLGDEDDFFHSDSFIMDKWYHRNAEVGETFV; the protein is encoded by the exons atattcaaaggaaataatgaCAGCAACGGAATAGTAAAACACGACTTAGCAGTTCCCAGGATTACATCGAGTATACTTTTGATACCTCGTAATTGGACGGACAACATTGGACTTAGAATGGAAATTTATGGCTGCGAACCAA CTTATTATTTCAAAGCGTGGTTGATGTTTCATAATATTTCATTTGTCTACAACTACTTAAATACTTCCAGTGATGAATACATACAAGAAGCGTTCAAAGCGACTGGTGAG ATTCAAAGGTATTTTGAAAACGTGGGAGGATATCTCTACAACAGAGTCCTGAGATTGAG TCCTCAACCGTCACCACAGATAACGACATCTGCCATAGCAGAGGTAGCAATTTACTGCATAGAAACCAGCGTTCATCGTGTTAGAGCCAAACTCAGGGCTTTCGTTCACGAATCTAGCATTTTCCACCCAGATTATCTAAAGATAAGACAACCAA TCACCTGCAACTGCAATCCTCCAGTGGTTGATCTGCACCTCAAGCATCGTATCCTTGAGTCAGATATTATATGGTCATCTGACAAAGACTTTGTTTTAAAACCAAAAGTCTCAATAAATTGTTCCTCACCGATCCAGACAAAATACCGTTggacttttttcaaaattgatcGAGAAACCAGTTATTTCTCGCCATTTATGCCATTCGGCCTTAAAGACCAACCCATGGTCATGCTACGACCAAGGCTTTTTGGACCCGGAGAATTTTACGTCTCAGTGGATGTATCATTCATAAACAATATCACAGACACATCCGCTGACGATTTCGGGTTCTTCAGAGTCCAAATGCCAGTTTTAACGGCAAAAATAGTGGCACCATCGTCAATAAAAAGAGACGCAGGGAATATTACGATTGATGGCTCCGGCTCACACGACGCAGAGTACCCACAGGATCAGTCTAAAGGATTAACGTTTTTTTGGCAGTGCAGAAGGCTTTGCCAAGAAGCTCCAATAACGCCATGTTTTGATGCTGATTCCAATTTCTTCAGTGAAAGATTTACAATTGATGCCTCTTCTCTAAAGCCAAAATGTACTTACGAATTTAACCTGACTGTGACAAGAGAGCCGAGGATATCGAGAGCAAGTCATAGGCTATATATCGAGCCTGCAATACAGTTCTCTGTTGT ATGCGTCATTAATTGTGGACGGAAGGTCAGTGTTAAAAGACTCTTCTCCCTTCGTGTGGTTTGCGGTAAAGAAGAATGCACGTCATTAGCGACTTTCTCCTGGATGATTTTCTCAGAAGACGACCAAGGAACCCTCACTAGGCTTGGTATAAAAATCCCAAGTGACTCTATAGAAACTTTTGCAAACATGACACAATTGAATATACTTAAACTTGAAAATCTTTCTGAAGTCAAAGACGGGCAAAAATTTCAAGTTAGGGTCACAGCCAATCCGTACAAGAGTCATTTTGAAGAACAAGCACACCATACATTTATCGTCAACGCTCCGCCGACAAACTCCGAAGTgcaaagaaaagacaaaggTTGTCAGGTGAAGCCTAAAGAAGGTTTTGCAATTGTTACAGACTTTTACATCACGTGTTTGGGTTGGTATGACAAAGATGTTCCGCTTCGTTATGCTTTTATGTATACGTTCGACTCCAGCACAATTCTCATTCAAGAGGGAAATGTGGGAAACGTGACAAGTAAGCTCCCTGTGGGGGATCCTAATAAAGGCTATGAGCGTCTTGTCGACCTGAAGATTTTCGATGCTTATGGGGATTTTACTTCTTTGCCCAAGAAAATCAAg GTGAGGCCGCCGCCTGCTTCGGAGAAGCTGTTAGATGTTATCAATAATGCACAAAACAACATGCGGAAGCTGGTTGCAGGCAACAATGTTCAGAAGGCAGCTGATATGGCCATTACAATTCTCTCGGTTATTGATTACAACGAGAAACTTAAGAAAGACGAAACG TTTAAGGACTCTGTGCTAAATATCATGTCTGGAGTAAAAGTTGACAAGATCAATCTGGTCACCAAGATTGCCGTTATTACGGCCTACTCAACCAAACGGGTTGACCAATCCTTGCCCCAGAACTCACAG GAGGATGCATTGACCTTAATCAGAAAAACAACTACATTCTTGCAAAATGTTAACACCAGTGCTATTAAAGATCTGAAGGTCATTGGAGAGATAGGCGAAAACATATTAACAGGGATTGGAAATGTTCTGACGTCTTCTTCTAAGGATGTCGATATAGACTCTCCGAATAAGGATCCTAATTTTGATGTGAAAAAG GGCAGGAAAATCACCTCAGAATGTGTGGAACTGGTAAACACTATCACTGCCGAAGAGGAATTCTGTGCAAATCCTACAATTATCAGTACACCTTATATCAATCTTACAGCTTGCATTGAAAAAGCCACTGAAATGAAAGTAAGCAAGCTGCTTAAGGGTGAAAGTGGAGTCAAGCTACCCGATGCCAAGGATCTGTTCCCGCCTGATCTCTTAGACGAAAACACCGTGGTGGATGTTAAG CTTGtgtcgtttaaaaaaaatccttacacATGGCACCCAAAGTCCAGAAGTATTAAATCATCCGTGCTTGATGTTACCTTAAAGAACGTCACATCTGGGAAAGCACTTCACGTGGAGGGTCTCAGCAAACCTGTAGAAATGTTTATCAAAAACTGGCACCGGGAAAGAGATGAAATCAAGCCGAAAGAGACGTTCTTTGTAAAACCAAGCCCTCCAAAATCGATAAAGAACATGCGATTTCACAAAATCGTTCTTCCATATGGCGATGCTGATGCAAATATTCGAATTGTGCCATCAAGAAACGAAGAACTCGAAATTTACATCAGGTACAAAATGAGACCAACACCGGCAGAAAATAACTTTCAAACAGTTGTCCCAAATTTCTCCTCATGCTTAAGCTACTCGGAAGAGAATGGTTTCTCTGACTGTCTCTCTGATCCTTATTTGTTTACCATTTCACCCTCGATCACCGGACATATGGGTACTCACTTTATTGGTATACGGTACACCCCACAACTCCCTGAGATGAACAATACTCAAAGTAGAACACGCGTCAAGAGATCGTGCCGTGGGGCTAACGGTCGCCAGAAACGGTCATGTGTCGAAGTGAAGCCGCCTCCACTTCCCGAAAATATTCTAAAGctacaatttcagaataattcCGACGTGCAGTATGATCTGTTCATCACCATGGGCCTGTGCATGTACTGGTCCCCTAAGGACGACGAGTGGACCAATAGAGGATGTAAG GTCGGACCTAAGGCCACACCTGGAAAACTTCAATGTCTCTGCACACACCTGTCGGCTTTTGGTGGTGACCTGTTCGTGGCCCCAAACCCAATAGATTTTGATAAAGTTATGTCGGAGTTTGGAAACCTTGCAGCAAGCGGGAACTTCGTTGTTTTGGCATTTGTCTGCGTGATATTTGGATTGTACGCAACTGGTCTGATTATCGCCCGAAGAGCTGACAAGATAGACAAATTTGAG ATTGCACCAAACATCCATGTGATAATAGGACAAGACTGCGCCTTCACATACGACATCTCGATTCAAACAGGGATTTGGAGGGACTGCGGAACTACAGCGAACGTGGCAATCATCCTATTTGGCGAGAATGGATGTACGCCTCCTTTACTCTTAACACAGCGTCAGCTGGGAAAGAGATTTTTCGCTCGAGGTAGCGTCAATACATTCACAATTCATCTCCAAGAATCGCTTGGGTCTTTGTACAAAATCAAAATCTGGCATGACAATTCTGGAGAAAACCCGGCTTGGTTTTTTCACCAAGTCTTGGTTACTTGTAATTCCACAAACGAAAAGTGGTATTTTCTTGGAAACCAGTGGCTTGCTGTGGAAAAAGGAGATGGGAAAATCGAAGTCGACATCATTTCTGCAGGAGAAAGTGAATCTTTGTCCTTTAGTAACTTGTTCTATTTCAGAGGTGCGAAAACCCTAAGTGAGAAGCACCTCTGGTTATCATTGTTCACCAAAGCTCCGCACAGTACTTTCACCCGCTGTCAACGTCTTTCATGCTGCCTGTCAATCTTGTTTGCAACCATGGTCGCCAATGCGATGTTTTACCAGCAAAGCACAAGTGACGTCGATGCCTTTCGCGTCGGTCCTATTAATCTATCCTGGTCTCAAATTAAAATAGGCGTTCAAAGTGGGCTCGTCTCAATTCCTGTGAATGTCCTTGTCGTTGCTATTTTTAGGAATATCAGACCATCTGGCCTGATAGACAGCGGAAATAGTCAAGGcggagaggaagaagaagagcaAGCGAATGGTTGTTTCCCtcatttttgtgtttacatTGGCTGGGCATTATGTCTGATGGCGTCATTGGTGTCAGCAGCTTTTGTTGTGTTCTACAGTCTCATGTGGGGTAAAACGGTAGCCAATCAGTGGCTCACCTCGGtaatgatttcctttttccagGACGTTATAGTGATTCAGCCAGTGAAGGTGGTTATAATTGTTTCACTCTTATCACTCATCGttaaaaaaccaatcaaaaatgatgaaatacGTGGACAAGGTCACTCCGATCAAAGCATAGACAATAGTTTAACTTCTTCTCCACCAGGAAACGAGGAATTAAACAAAATGCGCTCAGTGAGAATTTTGAAAAGGAGACTTGCGAAGACACTGATAGAAATTGGTACCTGTGTTTCTTTCTTGCTTCTTCTTGTCATTGTTTGTTATGGAAACCGTGACAGTAACAGATTTCGATTCACCACGGCGGTGAAACATGTCTTCCCCAACTTCGAGAAG GTGCACAACATTACGTCATTCTGGACTTGGACGAGGAAAAACTTATTATCAGGCCTTTTTGACGTTAAATGGTACAACGGAATGGCGTTTTCGTACAAGGAAGGATTTATCAGAAACCGAGAAGCTTTTATGATAGGAATGCCAAGACTAAGACAAAAGAGAATTAAAGAAG ATCCGACTTGTAAAGCTTTTCACAATGAAGCAGAACTCGTCCGGCATTTTTCAAGATGTATTCCACATTACAGCACAGAAACCGAAGACAAAACCAAATATCACCTGCGAGGATGGATTCCAGTCGACGATTTTGAAGTATTCCAACATCAGTTTGAAAAGTTCTATCTTTGTCCTAGACCCTGGCGTTATGAAAAAGCCGAGCAGCTGGAAACATTATCATTTCAGGGACTGAGGTCAACATATTCGGGGGGCGGTTACATTGCCGACCTTGGCTACAATACCGATGACGCACTACAGGTGATTGACAACTTGGAGATGAATGACTGGATTGATGACATGACGGCCGCTGTTTTCGTAGAATTTAACATTTACCAGCCCACCACTTCACTGTTCAGTGCTGTGAAGTTTCTGTTTGAGAGATTTCCTAACGGGGGAACGAACACCATTATCAGGGTCAAAACTTTGACGATTTATTCGCCAAAAGATCGGTTTTTTCGAGTTATTTACGAGACATCTCAGTTACTTTTTATGATCCTTCTTCTCTTCTGTGTGGGCGCCGAAATTGGCAAAGTATATCAGCAAGGTTGTAAATACTTCAAGAGCCCATGGAGTTGGTTAGAAATTATTCTTTTGTTGAGCTCAGTTGGGTCGCAGGCCATGTTTTTCCTAAAAGAATCTTACACAAGCAAATTCGTAACAAAGGTACAGGAAAACCCATTTCAAAGCTGGAGCATGGACAACATTTCATTGTGGTCAGACCTAGAAGTGACACTGTTAGCATTTGTTGTATTTCTAATAACTATGAAACTTTTGAGAATAATTCGCTTCAATCCCCATATTATTCAAATGAGAATGACGCTCATCAGTGCCTCGAAACATTTTACATCCTTCACCTTGGTTTTTTTAACGATGATAATCTCTTACGTTACGCTCACGACATTAACCTTTGGTAGTAACGTATATGAATACCGTTCGTTCACGAAATCATTTAGCACCATACTGCTGATGCTTATAGGTGCCAAGGCTCCCTTCCACGAACTTCGAAGAATCAACATCATTATTGGACCATTTTTCGTATTTGCTTACATGGTAACCATTGTCATGATCTTCTTGAATATGTTTTTGGCTATACTTAATGATGCATACACGGAATCTCGTAAACTCGGACATGAAGGCAGCGGAGACCTAGAGCTATTTAAACTAATGAAACTGAAAGCTAAGAAATTTTCTAAGAAGACAAGAGTGGCAGTGATCAAAGTTCTTGAAGCGATACCGCAGTTACTGTGGCAGAGGCGGTCAGAAACTGCCGTTACGTTTGAAAAAGAGGCTTTTGTGTCCAGCTCATGGGAAGAAAGGAATGAGATCTTTGGATTTCATGAAGACAATAATCCCTCTCTCACTGATATAATAGCTTTATTAAGTGAAATAAAGCATGAAATCAGCGATTCTATTCTCTCCATCGATGACATCGTTCCCAGGGTGACGATTGATCGCGACAGCGAAAGTACAAGGTCTTGTCGACCCGACAGCTCGTCGGAttcatttgactttcattcGTGTTCCTCCAACTCGTTATTTACCTCTGAATCAGAAAGCGAAATTGCAAAGCTAGAAAATCTTATCGACTTAGGAGACGAAGACGACTTTTTTCATAGTGACTCTTTCATCATGGACAAATGGTATCACAGGAATGCTGAAGTAGGAGAAACATTCGTGTAG